A single window of Ovis canadensis isolate MfBH-ARS-UI-01 breed Bighorn chromosome 17, ARS-UI_OviCan_v2, whole genome shotgun sequence DNA harbors:
- the MAB21L2 gene encoding protein mab-21-like 2 yields MIAAQAKLVYQLNKYYTERCQARKAAIAKTIREVCKVVSDVLKEVEVQEPRFISSLSEIDARYEGLEVISPTEFEVVLYLNQMGVFNFVDDGSLPGCAVLKLSDGRKRSMSLWVEFITASGYLSARKIRSRFQTLVAQAVDKCSYRDVVKMIADTSEVKLRIRERYVVQITPAFKCTGIWPRSAAQWPMPHIPWPGPNRVAEVKAEGFNLLSKECYSLTGKQSSAESDAWVLQFGEAENRLLMGGCRNKCLSVLKTLRDRHLELPGQPLNNYHMKTLLLYECEKHPRETDWDEACLGDRLNGILLQLISCLQCRRCPHYFLPNLDLFQGKPHSALESAAKQTWRLAREILTNPKSLDKL; encoded by the coding sequence ATGATCGCCGCTCAGGCCAAGCTGGTTTACCAGCTCAATAAATACTACACCGAGCGCTGCCAGGCGCGCAAGGCAGCCATCGCCAAGACCATCCGAGAGGTCTGTAAGGTGGTCTCGGACGTGCTCAAGGAGGTGGAGGTGCAGGAGCCTCGCTTCATCAGCTCCCTGAGCGAGATCGATGCCCGCTACGAGGGTCTGGAGGTCATCTCGCCCACGGAATTCGAGGTGGTGCTCTACCTAAACCAGATGGGTGTCTTCAACTTCGTGGACGACGGCTCGCTGCCCGGCTGCGCGGTGCTCAAACTGAGCGATGGGCGGAAGCGGAGCATGTCTCTCTGGGTCGAGTTCATCACGGCGTCCGGCTACCTCTCGGCACGCAAGATCCGCTCCCGTTTCCAGacgctggtggctcaggcggtggACAAGTGCAGCTACCGGGATGTGGTCAAGATGATCGCGGATACCAGCGAGGTCAAGTTGCGCATCAGGGAGCGCTACGTGGTGCAAATCACTCCCGCGTTCAAGTGCACCGGTATCTGGCCCCGCAGCGCGGCACAGTGGCCGATGCCCCACATCCCCTGGCCTGGCCCCAATCGGGTGGCGGAGGTCAAGGCCGAAGGGTTCAACTTGCTCTCTAAGGAGTGCTACTCGCTGACCGGCAAGCAGAGCTCCGCCGAGAGCGACGCCTGGGTGCTCCAGTTTGGGGAGGCTGAAAACCGTCTGCTGATGGGCGGCTGCCGAAACAAGTGTCTCTCGGTGCTGAAGACGCTGCGGGACCGCCACCTGGAGCTGCCCGGCCAGCCGCTCAATAACTACCACATGAAGACGCTGCTGCTGTACGAGTGCGAGAAGCATCCGCGGGAAACGGACTGGGACGAGGCGTGCCTCGGAGACCGGCTCAACGGCATCCTGCTGCAGCTCATCTCCTGCCTGCAGTGCCGCCGCTGCCCCCACTACTTTCTGCCCAACCTCGACCTTTTCCAGGGCAAGCCCCACTCGGCCCTGGAGAGCGCTGCCAAGCAGACCTGGAGGTTGGCCAGGGAGATTCTCACCAATCCCAAAAGCCTGGACAAACTATAG